In Desulfosporosinus youngiae DSM 17734, the genomic stretch CAAAATGGAACTAAAAGGCAGAAATTACAACTCAGTCTTGAAATTGACCGAAGCAGGCGTAAAAGTTTCTTTGATCTCGGATCACCCGTATAATTCTATTGATCAACTCAGAACTGTGGCCGGTCTGGCCATCTCGGAAGGTCTTCCTCAGCTGGAAGCGCTGAAATGCCTTACAATACATCCATCCGAGGTATTAGAGTGCCATAACCGGCTCGGGAAACTTAAAGAAGGGTTTGATGCTGATTTAATCGTTTTTACGGGCAACCCCTTTAACACTATGTCCAAAGTAATGATGACCATTATTAACGGAGAAATCGTCTATCAAAGGGACTAAGGCTAAAGCTGAATCTAACTCAAACTCAAACTATTTAGGGGTTATAACAAACGTCATTCCTGCGTTTGTTATAACCCCTTTTTTTGCTACTCTAAAAAATACCTCCCAAAACCGCCCTGAAGAATCCCTAGACCCGCAAGCAGGGCAGATTCGTCCACAGAAGCGAACCCATTGCATGGAGAGGCGATAAAAGCCCACAAGACGGTGCGGGGAGAGGTCGCCACGGGTTCACATCAGGTACTACCGGTCGGTTTGGCACGAAAATGTCCGGTGGACAGTTTCGCCGAAGCGGCTATCTCCAAAGAAGACTTATCCGCTGAAGGTAGTCCCGCACCGGCGAGTGGGCGAGCCTCGGAGTGCTGAGGTACACGAAGACACTGTCTTCGCACGGATTACCCTTCTCGCAGACACTGTCTTCGCACGAATTAACTAATCTTGCACGGATGTGGACGAATCTGCCCGACCTAAACGACCTATTTTCATACTCTGCTAATGCCTATTCCTAATTACATCACATCGTACTGATCTCACCAAAATAGCGGCTGGAATTAGCCAACATAAACAACGGATTCCGCAAGTAATCAATAGGGTATAAGTCGTCTCTTGCAGAAATCAAGGCCATGATTTTCCCAACCTTAGTGATTGGATCAATGTCTACAATGACAAAAGCATCTTTTTTCACGGATAAAGGATAAATAATATTATTCTTATTAAACACATCAAGATAAGCATTCAAGGTAAGAACTCTAAAGTCCCGGTTACGCCACCGGATATCGTATAGTTTAAAGGCTTGATGAGCAACCAATGTCAAAAAAGTGTCCTCGGTCAAATATAGTTCGATTCCCATCATGTAGCCTTCACTATCCAGATCATTCCAATATTCACAATGGAATACTTTATCAACGGCCTCTCGATAAGTCTTCGTCGCCAAACGCATTTGACTCAAACTTTGCCCCATGCTAAGCCATTTGATTCTTGGAATGCTCAAACTGTTTACATCATAGTAAAGACCAATATCACTTTTGTCGAGAGTATACTCATTCGTTGTTTCATTAGGCATTAGGTAGATATAGCCCATTTGCACGCTATTATCGCAGGTAATAAGCAAGGAACATCCCCCCTAAGCTTGATAATTATAGTCTTTTTTATATTATATTGATTCTGCGTAGCTGTACATTTTTCCTCCATCTAAAATAAGACATTATTTTACATTTATCTACAACAAAATTCTCATTATTGCGGGAATAATGAGGCTCTATTAGACGAGCGGCCGTGAACTATGATATTCTTAATAGATATTAATTTATTTTCTATACGATTATTTTTGTGCCACAAAGGAGACACTTGCATGCCACTCTTTACTATTTCCGAGCAAAAAATTCTGGATCTGGCAGACAATGACCGTGTCTATAAAAAGGGCCTGGCCTATTACCTGGCCGGCAGAGTGATTAATTTCAGCTTCTCGCCTGATAAAGGACTTGTTAACGCTTCTGTCATAGGCGGCTTACGTTACCTTGTCCAAATTGCTTTTAGACAAGATAGCTCTCTTCGCTCTTATCGCTGCACATGTCCTGCCTTTACCGAATATCCGGGCGCATGCAAACATGTCATTGCCGTCCTAAAAACGGCTCAGGAAAAATTACCAACAGCCTGGCCGCTTCCTTCAGTTCAGAACCAGGTTGTTGACGAATTTTTGGCCGCCTTTGTAAGCCATCCTCAGGAGACTCTTCCGGAAAAGCTGACTTTGAACGCTGAACTCACTACATCGACCAGCCACCGCCTCTCTGCCCGCTTACAACTCAAGCTGGGTGTTCAGAAGCTCTATGTGGTTAAAGATATCGGTCAATTACTCAAGTCAGTCAAAACAGGCCAATCCCTGGAATTCGGTAAACAATTTACCTTTGAACCAACGAGACAGGCTTTCAAAGAAGAAGACCGGGCTATTATCACCATGCTCTTGGAAATGTTCGAACAGCATGCAGCTTTATCGGAAATGCAGGGACCCTATTATTCTACGGCAGTGTTAAATCAGAAGTCCTTGCCTTTGACGGGCTATTACCTGACAAGGTTCTTAGACGCTCTGGGGAACAAAACCTTTCTTTGGGGAATAGGATCTCTTCCCCCGGAGCCCACGCAGATTATCCGTCAGGGTTTGCCCATGGAATTCTCCCTGCAATCTCAAGGGCAGGATATGGCCTTAGCACTGGAAACTGACGAGCTGCCCCTTCTACTTACCCCGGATGGCAGCTATTATGTCTATCAACATAAAATTTATCAGGCCTCCGCCGCACAGAAAGACCTGCTCCCTCTAATCATTGAGGCACTTCGTCAAGGGCCGGGCCCCAATATTGTTATTCCCTCGGCCCGGAAAGAGTCGTTTGCTTCAGAAGCATTGCCTCTGATTGGAAAGCTGGGTCAGGTTTCCGTTGACCCGTTCCTGGAAGCCAAATTCAGCCATGAACCTTTACAGGCCAAACTATATTTTGATCGCACCCCTGAGATGGGCATCACGGCACGCTTAGAGTTCCACTATGGTGATATGGTCATTAACCCCTTTGCTTCAAACCGGGAGACTGAGGATTCAGGTGACAGAGATGCTATCCTCATCCGCTCGGCAGAACAAGAACGAACCATTCTGCGCATTTTTGAACAGGCTGATTTTATGGTCTCTAAAGGGAAAATCTATCTTGAAGATGATGAGAAGATTTTTGAATTTACGGACAACTGGCTTCCCCAGCTCCGGGACCTTGCCGAACTCTATTATTCCGATCAATTCAAACTCAAGATCCGAACAGCAACGACATTTTCAGGTCATGTCCGCTTAGACGAAAGTCTGGACATCTTGGAGATATCCTTTCAATATAACGACATTCCGCCGGACGAATTAGCCAATATTTTTGAATCTCTTCATCTCAAAAAAAAATACCATCGCCTCAAGGATGGTTCATTTCTCGCTTTGAACCAGCCCCAGTTGACAATGGTTGCGGAACTCCTTGATAACTTAGCCCTTGATGCAGATGATCTTAACAATAACGTGCTCAATTTACCCAAGTACCGGGCAATGTATATCGACAGTTTTTTGCATCAGGCTGACCTGCCCGGCATTCAGCGCAATGGAGCCTTCAATCAGTTAGTTCAATGTATTCTCGAACCTCAGGACGGGGAGTTCGAGATCCCCGAGCAGCTTGAGAATGTCTTGAGAGATTACCAAAAGGTCGGTTTTAAATGGCTCAAAAGCCTGGCTTCCTTTGGGCTGGGCGGTATACTGGCGGATGATATGGGGCTGGGAAAGACGCTGCAAGTTCTTTCATTTATTTTATCCGAAAAACCAAATGCCAAATGCCCTGCACTGGTTATCGCCCCCACCTCTTTAATCTATAACTGGCAGGAAGAAGCCAAGCGATTTACACCCGCCTTGCGGGTTCTCGTTGTAGAAGGCACGCCCCAGGAAAGACAAGCACTCTTAACTGACTTAAATGCCCAGTGGGACCTGGTGGTGACTTCCTATCCCATACTAAGGCGGGACATTGACGAGTTTAATAAACTTGAGTTTTCCTACTGTTTCTTAGACGAAGCTCAACATACTAAGAATCCCCACACCCTCAACGCAAAATCAGCACAACAGATTCAAGCCAAAGGATATTTTGCTCTGACAGGAACACCTATCGAAAACTCGCTTTCCGAACTCTGGTCCCTCTTCAATTTTGTCATGCCGGGATATCTGCTCTCTTATCAGACATTTCGCAAGAACTATGAAATTCCGATTATCAAAGGGGAAAACCCGAAAGCTATTTCAGAATTAAGCAGACATGTTAATCCCTTTATTTTACGGCGTCTTAAAAAAGACGTGCTGAAAGAACTCCCGGACAAGATCGAAACCCAGCTTAATGCTCCTTTGACGGAAGAACAAAAAAAACTATATATAGCCTATTTACAAGAAGCCAAAGGAAAAATTGCTCAGGAAATAGCCCTGGTGGGTTTTAACAAAAGTCACTTGAAAATTCTTGCAGCTCTGACCAGACTCAGGCAAATCTGCTGCCATCCCGCCATGTTCATAGAAAATTACACCGGAGAGAGCGGTAAAATGCTGCTCTTGCAGGAAATCCTCTTAGATGCCTTGGAAAGCGGCCATCGAATCCTGATTTTTTCTCAGTTTACAACCATGCTGGAGATCATCCGGAATTTTTTACTCTCCGAAAAAATTGAGCATTTCTATCTTTCGGGTTCAAC encodes the following:
- a CDS encoding DEAD/DEAH box helicase, encoding MPLFTISEQKILDLADNDRVYKKGLAYYLAGRVINFSFSPDKGLVNASVIGGLRYLVQIAFRQDSSLRSYRCTCPAFTEYPGACKHVIAVLKTAQEKLPTAWPLPSVQNQVVDEFLAAFVSHPQETLPEKLTLNAELTTSTSHRLSARLQLKLGVQKLYVVKDIGQLLKSVKTGQSLEFGKQFTFEPTRQAFKEEDRAIITMLLEMFEQHAALSEMQGPYYSTAVLNQKSLPLTGYYLTRFLDALGNKTFLWGIGSLPPEPTQIIRQGLPMEFSLQSQGQDMALALETDELPLLLTPDGSYYVYQHKIYQASAAQKDLLPLIIEALRQGPGPNIVIPSARKESFASEALPLIGKLGQVSVDPFLEAKFSHEPLQAKLYFDRTPEMGITARLEFHYGDMVINPFASNRETEDSGDRDAILIRSAEQERTILRIFEQADFMVSKGKIYLEDDEKIFEFTDNWLPQLRDLAELYYSDQFKLKIRTATTFSGHVRLDESLDILEISFQYNDIPPDELANIFESLHLKKKYHRLKDGSFLALNQPQLTMVAELLDNLALDADDLNNNVLNLPKYRAMYIDSFLHQADLPGIQRNGAFNQLVQCILEPQDGEFEIPEQLENVLRDYQKVGFKWLKSLASFGLGGILADDMGLGKTLQVLSFILSEKPNAKCPALVIAPTSLIYNWQEEAKRFTPALRVLVVEGTPQERQALLTDLNAQWDLVVTSYPILRRDIDEFNKLEFSYCFLDEAQHTKNPHTLNAKSAQQIQAKGYFALTGTPIENSLSELWSLFNFVMPGYLLSYQTFRKNYEIPIIKGENPKAISELSRHVNPFILRRLKKDVLKELPDKIETQLNAPLTEEQKKLYIAYLQEAKGKIAQEIALVGFNKSHLKILAALTRLRQICCHPAMFIENYTGESGKMLLLQEILLDALESGHRILIFSQFTTMLEIIRNFLLSEKIEHFYLSGSTKAAERLNMANSFNLGQGKVFLISLKAGGTGLNLTGADMVIHYDPWWNPAVEDQATDRAHRIGQNNSVQVIKLITQGTIEEKINALQAKKKTLVDSVIQPGETLLSKLTEQELRELFDLT